The proteins below are encoded in one region of Flavobacterium nackdongense:
- a CDS encoding transporter: protein MNHQIKKYKLFIYNSISALIILFTSTVKGQDLEPRAYANLPKGTNVLALGYGYNKGNVLSDPSLPIKDFKINTQIFAINYIHSFSLANKLARVQVSVPMADMQGKLILNGEQVTGSRTGFADMRIRFGVNLTGSPALDRKNFLQYQQKAIFGVSLVTSVPIGKYYPDKKINLGANRWGFKPEIGISKRFKHVYAEAYVGTWFYTNNNDYFNGNELKQKPTISFQAHASYYFKNQMWVGFNTNWYKVGEVSINGVDTDETQKDWRVGATFSVPITKTQALRLQYHTGIYADLGLNYDSLTLAYQYVFF, encoded by the coding sequence ATGAATCATCAAATAAAGAAGTATAAATTATTCATTTACAACAGTATTTCCGCGCTAATTATTTTGTTTACTAGTACTGTCAAAGGACAAGATTTAGAGCCAAGGGCGTATGCCAATTTACCCAAAGGAACTAATGTTTTAGCGCTTGGTTATGGCTATAATAAAGGCAATGTGCTGAGTGATCCGTCACTACCGATAAAAGATTTTAAAATAAATACCCAGATTTTCGCTATAAATTACATCCACAGTTTTAGTTTAGCCAATAAATTGGCCAGAGTACAAGTTTCGGTACCTATGGCGGATATGCAGGGAAAATTAATCCTTAATGGCGAGCAAGTGACCGGCTCAAGAACCGGATTTGCAGATATGCGTATTCGTTTCGGGGTGAATTTAACAGGTTCACCAGCTTTGGACAGAAAAAACTTTCTTCAATATCAGCAAAAGGCTATTTTTGGTGTGAGTTTAGTAACTTCAGTACCTATTGGGAAATATTATCCTGACAAAAAAATAAATTTAGGAGCGAACCGCTGGGGCTTTAAACCGGAAATAGGGATTTCGAAAAGATTCAAACACGTTTATGCTGAAGCGTATGTTGGAACTTGGTTCTACACCAATAATAATGATTATTTTAATGGTAATGAACTCAAACAAAAACCTACAATCAGTTTTCAAGCCCACGCCAGTTATTATTTCAAAAACCAAATGTGGGTGGGATTCAATACCAACTGGTATAAAGTAGGCGAGGTGTCAATTAATGGTGTTGATACAGACGAGACCCAAAAAGATTGGCGAGTTGGCGCCACGTTTTCGGTTCCAATTACTAAAACCCAAGCTTTACGATTGCAATATCATACGGGGATTTATGCAGATTTAGGGTTGAATTATGATTCACTCACCCTGGCGTATCAGTATGTTTTCTTTTAG
- a CDS encoding BamA/TamA family outer membrane protein, with product MNFKIDHYFHFKNFLAFLLVLICISLRSYGQHKVSFRDSLDHKIDLSDWVISSKGFIPIPYLITEPALGGIGGALVPVFIQQNTPYSDTIRGQLVKTRAKPNLLALGAAYTANGTWFVGGGTAGTIKKWRANYRLFGGYANVNMNFYRNLTNGTEASVELNIKTVPLYGQFTKQIGKSAWSAGLDYLFLNTTISNPDPLFHSVKETNSIVSKLGLIVDYDKRDNVFTPDKGFRWNTSFSGSDEIIGSDYGFTKLATSAFSYVPVSKQLIAGFRAEYQQIWGSAPFYLKPYLVLRGIPIMRYQGDVTALAETEWRWDVTTRHSLVGFGGAGKALSNTESFQESTWRVSGGAGYRYLLARKLKLRAGIDVARGPEDWAYYVVFGTNWVK from the coding sequence ATGAATTTTAAAATAGATCATTATTTTCATTTCAAAAACTTTTTGGCCTTTCTACTTGTACTTATTTGCATTTCTTTGAGAAGCTATGGGCAGCACAAAGTTTCGTTTAGGGACTCGCTCGATCATAAGATTGATTTGAGTGATTGGGTTATCAGTTCCAAAGGGTTTATTCCCATACCATACCTCATAACCGAACCGGCGTTGGGTGGCATCGGAGGTGCTTTGGTTCCTGTTTTTATTCAGCAAAACACCCCTTATTCAGACACCATTCGTGGCCAATTGGTTAAAACCCGAGCAAAACCTAATCTTCTTGCGCTTGGTGCGGCCTATACCGCTAATGGCACTTGGTTTGTTGGTGGAGGTACCGCTGGAACTATCAAAAAATGGAGGGCCAATTACAGGCTTTTTGGAGGATATGCCAATGTGAATATGAATTTCTACCGCAACTTAACCAACGGTACGGAAGCATCTGTTGAACTCAATATAAAAACAGTTCCTCTATACGGGCAATTTACAAAACAAATTGGGAAAAGTGCTTGGTCAGCAGGTTTGGATTATTTGTTTTTGAATACTACAATCAGCAATCCTGACCCTTTGTTTCATTCTGTAAAAGAAACCAATAGCATTGTAAGTAAATTGGGTTTAATAGTGGATTATGATAAAAGGGATAATGTTTTTACCCCAGACAAAGGCTTCCGATGGAATACAAGTTTTTCAGGTTCAGATGAAATTATTGGAAGCGATTATGGCTTTACCAAGCTTGCAACATCAGCCTTTTCGTATGTTCCTGTTTCCAAACAATTAATCGCAGGTTTTAGAGCTGAATACCAACAAATATGGGGCAGTGCACCTTTTTATTTAAAACCTTATCTTGTGCTCAGAGGGATTCCGATTATGAGATATCAAGGCGATGTCACCGCGCTAGCTGAAACAGAATGGAGATGGGATGTTACCACCCGACATAGTTTAGTGGGTTTTGGTGGTGCAGGTAAAGCTCTTTCTAATACTGAATCGTTTCAAGAATCCACTTGGCGGGTTTCCGGAGGTGCAGGATATAGGTATTTATTGGCCAGAAAACTCAAACTTCGCGCAGGAATTGATGTGGCACGGGGACCAGAAGATTGGGCGTATTATGTTGTTTTTGGAACCAATTGGGTGAAATAA
- a CDS encoding outer membrane beta-barrel protein, producing MKKLLLVAGIFLLAVGAKAQNQGDVGVNLYGGYTFDDEISDNLYSLKFKGAFQYGIGTEFYIRPSKSIELKYLRMDSDAIFKKYVPLDSRQGNAGINYILIGGNNYFQTGNPSVKPFLGLDLGVGWLNGDTGSHTGFAWDFKAGVKIKTSDSTALKLQGYFQTIWASYGGDYVTYPGWGTYYYPENSSLYQFGLGAAFEFDFKH from the coding sequence ATGAAAAAATTATTACTTGTTGCGGGAATCTTTTTGTTGGCAGTAGGTGCAAAAGCTCAAAATCAAGGTGATGTAGGTGTTAACTTATATGGAGGCTACACTTTTGATGATGAAATATCAGACAACCTATATTCTCTAAAATTTAAGGGAGCATTTCAATATGGGATTGGTACGGAATTTTATATCCGACCATCAAAATCTATCGAATTGAAATACCTTAGAATGGACAGCGATGCGATTTTCAAGAAATATGTACCATTAGACTCTCGTCAAGGTAACGCAGGTATCAACTACATTTTAATTGGTGGTAACAATTATTTTCAAACTGGAAATCCAAGTGTTAAACCGTTCTTAGGTTTGGATTTGGGTGTGGGTTGGTTAAATGGGGATACTGGATCACACACTGGTTTTGCTTGGGACTTCAAAGCGGGTGTTAAAATTAAAACATCTGACTCTACTGCCTTGAAATTACAAGGGTATTTCCAAACTATTTGGGCTTCTTATGGAGGAGATTATGTTACTTATCCAGGATGGGGAACCTATTATTATCCTGAAAATTCATCTCTTTACCAATTTGGTTTAGGAGCAGCCTTTGAATTCGATTTCAAACACTAG
- a CDS encoding patatin-like phospholipase family protein, translating into MKKTKHPFLKNIIFHLCVLVFSIHCIKAQQRPKVGLVLSGGGAKGIAHIGVLKAIDSAGLKIDYVTGTSMGSIIGGMYAVGYSGNEIEKVTKKLNWDELLSGKPIYKYVGIDEKDEFGQYSVELGIKKWKPQLATGLIDSQELWLILNRLFLPAYNLKDFSKFNIPFKCIATDLSNGNAVVLSKGDIVKAVRASMAIPSVFTAVETDKTKLVDGGIVRNFPVKDVKAMGADIVIGVNLFTGLPDIEKLNNVVDVFYQITQYRDAADLVEEKKLCNLVIEPQLDKYSAGSFEATDSIMDIGNVVGKLYYPYFKRLADSLNAKYPVQYDPYSRLPKIDKIVIDAIDFEGIEYTSKNLLLQKLAIKPGKGYTAKQINDGFRVAFASRYYDNIYYRLEPTAAGHAKLICIIKEKALTQVKAGLSFHSFTGPALLLNLTSRDLLLNKSRSIAKMAIGENFRLLLEHKQIFGPKANNYFKISWEKQNLPMNRYDGTQKLFVYNIRYSQIDLNYTRVMANDWNVSAGIIHNRNSFSPDVIEGDYYRGYVSNYYTYLGSESITTDRVNFPTRGHLFFAQAGVFFDRKAQIENNLEDGTSEDVSSLLNNVPQYYRFMVDFTQFNPLNKKWVLFYNLQSSVAIRSQGFIVDNFYMGGIQQLFRQQVAFAGLNEQQINTTSVAGGQLGMQYNFTGSLFLIGRANAAVYDFSTQTKFWNSDTVKNINGFSLGLGYNLGFLPLELNAMYSPEIGKLYTHVKIGFMF; encoded by the coding sequence ATGAAAAAAACAAAACATCCTTTTTTAAAAAATATAATATTCCATTTGTGCGTTTTGGTGTTTTCTATCCATTGCATTAAGGCGCAACAACGCCCTAAAGTAGGTTTGGTTTTGAGTGGAGGAGGAGCTAAGGGCATTGCGCATATTGGTGTCTTAAAAGCTATTGATAGTGCAGGTTTAAAAATCGATTATGTTACTGGTACTAGTATGGGAAGTATCATTGGCGGAATGTATGCCGTAGGCTATTCCGGAAATGAAATCGAAAAAGTGACCAAAAAGCTCAATTGGGACGAATTGTTGAGCGGTAAACCCATTTATAAATACGTTGGAATTGACGAAAAAGATGAATTTGGTCAATATTCGGTTGAATTGGGTATTAAAAAATGGAAGCCCCAATTGGCTACAGGATTGATCGATTCGCAAGAATTATGGTTGATTTTGAACAGGCTGTTTTTACCAGCCTATAACCTTAAAGATTTTTCTAAATTTAATATTCCTTTCAAATGTATCGCCACTGATTTGTCCAATGGGAACGCCGTAGTGTTATCCAAAGGGGATATTGTCAAAGCAGTTCGTGCCAGTATGGCTATACCGAGCGTTTTTACGGCGGTAGAAACAGATAAAACCAAGCTTGTCGATGGTGGAATCGTTCGTAATTTTCCAGTAAAAGATGTTAAAGCGATGGGAGCTGATATTGTAATTGGAGTAAATCTATTTACGGGACTTCCGGATATCGAAAAATTGAATAATGTAGTCGATGTATTTTATCAAATTACCCAATACCGTGATGCCGCAGATTTAGTTGAAGAAAAAAAACTTTGTAATCTTGTCATCGAACCTCAATTAGATAAATACAGTGCCGGTAGCTTTGAGGCTACAGATTCGATTATGGATATTGGTAATGTGGTGGGTAAACTTTATTATCCTTATTTTAAAAGACTTGCTGATTCCTTAAACGCCAAATATCCAGTACAATACGATCCGTACAGTCGTTTGCCCAAAATAGATAAGATCGTAATAGACGCTATCGATTTTGAAGGAATTGAGTATACTAGTAAAAATTTGTTATTGCAAAAATTAGCTATAAAACCAGGTAAAGGGTATACTGCAAAACAAATAAATGATGGTTTTAGAGTTGCGTTTGCCAGTCGGTATTATGACAATATATATTATCGATTAGAACCAACGGCAGCGGGGCACGCCAAATTGATTTGCATTATCAAAGAAAAAGCGTTGACCCAAGTCAAAGCAGGTCTCTCTTTTCATTCCTTTACAGGACCCGCATTGTTGCTCAATTTGACCTCGAGAGATTTGCTCTTGAATAAGTCGCGATCTATAGCAAAAATGGCTATTGGAGAAAATTTTAGACTTTTATTGGAACACAAGCAAATTTTTGGGCCCAAAGCCAATAATTATTTCAAAATAAGTTGGGAAAAACAAAATCTTCCGATGAATCGATACGACGGCACACAGAAGCTTTTTGTGTACAATATACGCTATTCGCAAATTGATTTAAATTATACTCGTGTGATGGCAAACGATTGGAATGTATCGGCTGGGATCATTCATAACAGAAATAGTTTTTCGCCAGATGTCATCGAAGGGGATTATTACAGAGGATATGTTAGTAATTATTATACCTATTTAGGTTCCGAATCGATTACCACCGATAGAGTAAATTTTCCCACTCGAGGTCATCTATTCTTTGCTCAAGCGGGAGTCTTTTTTGATCGAAAAGCCCAAATCGAAAACAATTTGGAAGATGGAACTTCTGAGGATGTTTCGAGTTTACTAAACAATGTGCCGCAATATTATCGATTTATGGTTGATTTTACACAATTTAACCCTTTGAATAAAAAGTGGGTTTTATTTTATAATTTGCAATCTAGCGTAGCAATTCGTTCTCAAGGTTTTATCGTCGATAACTTTTATATGGGAGGAATTCAACAATTGTTTAGGCAGCAAGTGGCATTTGCCGGACTTAATGAACAGCAAATAAATACGACCTCCGTCGCAGGAGGGCAACTGGGAATGCAGTATAATTTTACAGGAAGTCTCTTTCTAATCGGACGCGCTAATGCTGCAGTTTATGATTTTAGTACCCAAACTAAATTTTGGAATTCAGACACGGTCAAAAATATCAATGGTTTTTCCTTAGGATTGGGTTATAATTTAGGATTCTTACCTCTAGAATTGAATGCAATGTATTCACCTGAAATCGGAAAACTGTACACCCATGTCAAAATAGGATTTATGTTCTAG
- a CDS encoding porin family protein — protein sequence MKKFLLVFTFLLSIQSMNSQVLISLVFGDMLNSPKVEFGLEGGVNFSTISNLENSKGRTDFNLGFYFDFMLKNPSWAVNTGVIVKSTLGANGLPVYSLNNTELDNAFVDGHVDRKINYFHVPIMMKYKFDNHIYVKAGTQLGLLGKATDEFKNDFDGNELEYKNNIRDKIHVIDAGLAIGAGYRLMGGHGMNIGFNYYYGLVTVMKGDANPNQYHRSFYITAGIPIGKGKAEKRALEKSKNTNAN from the coding sequence ATGAAAAAGTTTTTATTGGTTTTTACTTTTCTGCTCAGTATTCAATCAATGAATTCTCAGGTTCTAATTTCGTTGGTCTTTGGCGATATGCTCAATTCTCCTAAAGTAGAATTTGGTTTAGAAGGTGGGGTAAATTTTTCGACAATTTCTAATTTGGAAAATTCCAAAGGCAGAACGGATTTTAACCTTGGTTTCTATTTTGATTTTATGCTTAAAAATCCCTCCTGGGCTGTTAATACTGGCGTGATTGTAAAATCAACTTTAGGTGCCAATGGTTTGCCCGTGTATTCTTTGAATAATACGGAATTAGACAACGCTTTTGTGGATGGACATGTCGATCGAAAAATAAATTATTTTCATGTACCAATCATGATGAAATATAAATTTGACAATCATATTTATGTCAAAGCAGGAACCCAATTAGGTTTGCTGGGCAAAGCTACCGACGAATTTAAAAATGATTTTGACGGAAATGAACTTGAATATAAAAACAACATCCGAGATAAAATTCATGTCATCGATGCGGGATTGGCTATTGGTGCTGGATACCGATTAATGGGAGGACATGGGATGAATATTGGATTCAATTATTATTACGGATTAGTTACGGTAATGAAAGGAGATGCCAATCCAAATCAATACCACAGGTCTTTTTATATCACTGCGGGCATTCCAATAGGAAAAGGGAAAGCTGAAAAAAGAGCCTTGGAAAAATCTAAAAATACAAATGCCAATTAA
- a CDS encoding DUF2490 domain-containing protein produces MNLQNKFILWFFLCFGTSTICNGQNSSFELWPETDIWYRLNSSWRVSTFIPITKYNENDSRDLNIYLHLDYGWGDGKYAIIRRLMDQETAQKMNVWMVRAGVMKGWSIGENRGDYTEEMVFSELHKRIPLPGNILLSHRLRVDTRWLGQENDFSYRFRYRVMLEKEYKSGKSSIVPYVNLEPYWDSRYSKIVKTRLIGGVTTTWRDRYAIEGNLTYQYDETYSTENLYAVNVIFHIFLEKNLFSSNSVNAP; encoded by the coding sequence ATGAATTTACAGAACAAATTTATTCTTTGGTTTTTTCTTTGTTTCGGTACAAGCACTATTTGTAACGGGCAAAATTCCTCATTTGAGTTATGGCCAGAAACTGATATTTGGTATCGACTCAATTCCTCTTGGCGAGTATCGACTTTTATTCCCATAACCAAATACAATGAGAATGATAGCCGAGATTTAAATATCTATTTGCACTTGGATTATGGTTGGGGAGATGGCAAGTATGCCATAATCCGGCGGCTAATGGACCAAGAAACAGCACAAAAAATGAATGTATGGATGGTTCGCGCAGGAGTGATGAAGGGATGGAGCATTGGCGAAAACAGAGGTGATTATACGGAAGAAATGGTTTTTAGCGAACTGCATAAAAGAATTCCATTGCCGGGAAATATCTTGCTTTCTCATCGATTGAGAGTGGACACTCGTTGGCTGGGGCAAGAAAATGATTTTTCGTATCGGTTTCGCTATCGGGTTATGCTAGAAAAAGAATATAAATCAGGCAAAAGTTCGATTGTACCCTATGTCAATTTAGAGCCCTATTGGGATTCTCGTTATTCTAAAATAGTTAAAACTCGTTTGATAGGCGGAGTTACCACGACTTGGAGAGACCGTTATGCCATTGAAGGCAATTTGACTTATCAGTATGACGAAACCTATAGCACCGAAAATTTATATGCGGTAAATGTTATATTCCATATTTTTCTGGAAAAGAATCTATTTAGTTCAAATAGCGTTAATGCACCCTAG
- a CDS encoding transporter, which yields MKNHIKFVNNRVGNFSIALIIVMLSVSISSIAQGDGARFYWKGLMGTNAVPVIGSSMGGNANPFDPSNRVVPGANFEATMTMAGYAKLLPLFKRSAIVSVIMPMGRLSSTTSLNMLSTTTTARGYGDPMLQLGVNIIGPKAIMNIPEILRYQPGFSVDIIASLAVPLGEYDSSSPINIGQNRYYGRVGAPVVWQIGAWVPGKRTTFEFVPAIWFFSDNTDFMGQKMETKPMYQLEAHLTHDFMERFWGALDVISYSGGQATVDGVEGNALNNLGVGGTLGYQINDNIQMNISYSSTVNDSQPTDLKMDGFRVTLICGWHSLVEGMNRIKESH from the coding sequence ATGAAAAACCATATAAAGTTTGTAAACAATCGTGTTGGTAATTTTTCGATAGCACTGATTATAGTCATGCTTTCTGTATCGATTTCCAGTATAGCTCAGGGAGATGGAGCCCGTTTTTATTGGAAAGGTTTGATGGGAACCAATGCTGTTCCGGTAATTGGCTCTTCGATGGGTGGGAATGCCAATCCTTTTGATCCATCCAACAGAGTCGTTCCAGGTGCCAATTTTGAAGCGACAATGACGATGGCGGGATATGCAAAACTGCTGCCTTTATTCAAACGTTCGGCCATTGTTTCGGTCATTATGCCAATGGGACGATTGTCCAGTACCACCTCGCTAAATATGTTAAGTACCACTACTACAGCCAGAGGATATGGAGATCCCATGTTGCAACTGGGAGTAAATATTATTGGTCCAAAAGCGATTATGAACATTCCTGAAATACTCCGATATCAACCTGGATTTTCAGTTGATATAATAGCTAGTTTGGCTGTTCCGTTAGGAGAATACGATAGTTCAAGTCCTATTAATATTGGTCAAAATCGGTATTATGGTCGTGTGGGTGCTCCTGTTGTTTGGCAGATCGGCGCTTGGGTTCCGGGCAAACGTACTACATTTGAGTTTGTACCTGCTATTTGGTTCTTCTCTGACAACACTGATTTTATGGGGCAAAAAATGGAAACTAAACCAATGTACCAATTGGAAGCTCATCTGACACACGATTTTATGGAAAGATTTTGGGGGGCATTGGATGTGATTTCCTATAGCGGTGGTCAAGCTACTGTCGACGGTGTTGAAGGCAATGCATTGAACAATCTTGGAGTGGGAGGCACACTAGGATACCAAATAAACGATAACATTCAGATGAATATTTCATATTCTTCTACCGTGAATGATAGTCAACCCACAGATCTAAAAATGGATGGATTTCGAGTGACACTTATTTGCGGATGGCATTCCTTAGTCGAAGGGATGAATCGTATTAAAGAAAGCCATTAA